Genomic window (Rosa chinensis cultivar Old Blush chromosome 6, RchiOBHm-V2, whole genome shotgun sequence):
CAAGTCCATCAACATGGTTTTTCCAGTTCCCACTCCTCCATAAATATAAAGACCTTTAACAGGGGAGGCATTTGAAGACTGTGGGATGAAACGAGACCACAACCATCTACTCCTGCATATAGACAAATGGATAATCAATAACAAAACTACTCCTAGATAACCTAGAAGTAAAAAACGTAAGAAAAGAACACCGATAAGAATGCATTAATCACAATATGTTCCTCAATTTTTTCTTATGTAAACCAATAAGAATGCACCCACTCCACCGTTTGTCATACCTGGCAGGCATCACCATCAACAAGTTCGCCCGCAACAATTCTTCGCTCATACTCAACAAGTGGCCCTCCTTTGCTTGCATCTGCCATTGAACCCAAAACCAAC
Coding sequences:
- the LOC112173306 gene encoding uncharacterized protein LOC112173306 isoform X2, translating into MNSLTMPNSIDFHTPRILAQELCQLMLFKLLMEMQAKEGHLLSMSEELLRANLLMVMPARSRWLWSRFIPQSSNASPVKGLYIYGGVGTGKTMLMDLFFDQLQCNWRKKRIHFHDFMLNVHSCLREIS